The Oryzias melastigma strain HK-1 linkage group LG15, ASM292280v2, whole genome shotgun sequence genome includes the window TCCTGCTGGGTGGATGCATTACTGAGGAGCAAACAATTCAAACATGAAACCAAGCTCATTTTAATAAAGGGACAATAAAAACAGCTTCCATCTTCACGGTTAAGAATTCTGTAACTTGTCTCTGAACAGATCTTTGTCAGCTGCAGCATCAGAGGAGCTTAAACCAATCAAGCTTCTCCTCTCACCAGGAGTCTGCTTTCAAACATCTGATCAGCTGCtgccctcctcctccagcaggaaCTCACTGATCTCGTCCTTCATCAGAGACCTGCAGAAACAGCCAAAATATGAAAGCATTCACAGATCAGCTGAGTCACGTGGAGAAGTTCAAGCTTCTGTTTACAAAACATTCCCGTTAAGACAGAACCTTAATGAAGGAGTGATCTTATGACAAACTGAAGAGCCTTCATTCCTGAGTCCCAGCTGCACATTGAAGGTTAGGGGGCGGAGCTACCAGCCGGTCAAAcaacagctgtgtgtgtgtgtgtgtgtgtgtgtcctcacctcctcttcctcctctcagcCTCTGCTACGATGTACTGAGGAAGATGAGCCACTGAAGACTGAAAGGAGGAAGAAAATACTTTAGTCTGGTCTGTGTGCTGATACTGTCAATTCCTTTGGTTTCTATTTTGTTACCATCAGCTGATTTCTATTGTCAAGTAGATGTTTTAACCACTtcaaacaggggtgtcaaactcaatcacacaaggggccaaaacacacctcacaggccaaacaggataaacatttattgaacaatctaaaactacatttttaaaactttaaaaacaactttaaaaccgtaactttttaacataattatgaactagatatatagtttTACCTGCAaaaatcctagtgtgaatgctggaagctggatttggggccttgactttgacgcatGCACTAGATCACTGGTGTTGAACTCCAGCcctggagggccggtgtcctgcatgttttccaaccaagctgccatagaacctccttattggctaaacacaccagatccaggtaatcagcagcaggtagggaaggatttctggaaaaccagcaggatgtcggccctcgaggccttgagtttgacacccctgcactagatGCTGACTCAGCTGTTCATTTCTCCTAAAACTGCTGCAGCTACAAATACAGCATTACTGGTTAAGTTACTCATTACTTTGAGGATTACATAAAAGCAGCAGTGAAGCAGGAGATGGTGGAGTCTCACCATGTCTCTGAGGATCAGCTGGCAGCTGTAACACAGCAGCTTCTGCAGCTCCTTCTTCTCTGGAGCTCTGAAACTAAAAGCAGATCCAGAACTTCACCCACAGGAGCTGCAACCTGAGGCCTCAGACACCTGAACTCTCACAAGTTCAAACTTActgtgaggagcagcagccagCGCCACCTGCTGGTCTCCCACACTCTCCATCTGTAGCGGAACAGCACTGTCCAGCAGGGGGGGTCGGTCCCACCTGCACCGTCCCTTAAATCAGATGATGGCGTCAGCAGGGGTCAGACACAGAGAACAGGACTCCTCCGGATCCTACCTGCAGGTTCCTGACAGCAGAGCTGTTCTGAGATCAGCCGGGCCTGGAGCGCTGAGGCCTTCCCTGCAGGACAGACGGAGAGGCTCAAAGTTTGATCCTCGCTGACGTTCAGCTTGTTCCACAGATGCATCCCTGCAGCAGCACACGGTCCGACTCACCTGCAGCCGTGTCCACGCTGCAGACGCACAGCAGACACCGGCCGTCCTGGGCGGAGCAGCCCCCTCCTGCTGTCTGCAGCTTCTCGCTGGTCCTGCATCAGACAGAGCTTTGTGGTCAGAAAGCTGCAGGAGGTTCTGCAGCTTTGGACCGAGCCGCTCCCTGACCTGTAGATGGTGCTGACGGTGGACGGGAAGTCCTGCTGCAGCCTGCTGACAAAGCTCTGGCTCAGGCGCTGGATACTGGCCTTCTCCGGCATCTGAGACACACAGAGGGAGGGGCCATTGTTACAGCAGCGCTGGGGGCGTGGCTCTACGCCAACGTCCTCTAAAACTGAAGAAGTTGACGAGGAACCTGGCGTGCACACACTTGTGTACACTTGGGATTTGTTCTCTTTGCAgtggggtggtggtggggggtctCACCTTGGTGTCCAGGGTCGGAATGATGACAGTCGGCACGCCAAACATGTGGTTGTAGACGGCGATTTCTTTGGCTGAGAACTCCCTCATGGGCCTGACGAGCGTGACATCTCCAAACCTGCAGTCAGAGAAACCCTGCAGACCACAGACAGCCTTTAAACCAAGGAGGGGGGGCGGAGCCATGAGAGAGTCTGCAGACACACCCACCGTGTCCTGAGCCAGGTGAGCTCCTCTGCCCAGACTGACGCAGGTGAGCAGTCTGACGGCCAGCCGACTGCAGCTCTCCCCCAGCAGCAGCTTGCTGTAGCCTCGGGTCCGGGCCGTGTGGACCAGCAGGTGCTGCCTTTGAGGAGGAGCACAACATTCACTGGAGGTTTTTCTGGAAGACCCCCGCCCACTTCTCTTTCATCATTTTGTGGCTTTGTCAACAAAcactaaagacccact containing:
- the ctu2 gene encoding cytoplasmic tRNA 2-thiolation protein 2, which produces MCQVEEDYQPKLQRPEEHSVSRKCVKCKEELAAVLIRAGDPYCRSCFRDYFTHKFRAMLGKTRLIFPGEKVLLAISGGPSSSAMLSQVQQGLSQSAQKKLRFLPAIVHIDEGGALGLSLVERQRLVSELQVIFRASGFNFYTIPLEQVLDLPSSVVNVAPPSFDQAPDSYKAAVDVDLQGAGRDPQQGGGVPEPRLDESQTRSLQQLLGSAATLTARAELLSTLRQHLLVHTARTRGYSKLLLGESCSRLAVRLLTCVSLGRGAHLAQDTGFSDCRFGDVTLVRPMREFSAKEIAVYNHMFGVPTVIIPTLDTKMPEKASIQRLSQSFVSRLQQDFPSTVSTIYRTSEKLQTAGGGCSAQDGRCLLCVCSVDTAAGKASALQARLISEQLCCQEPAGTVQVGPTPPAGQCCSATDGECGRPAGGAGCCSSHFRAPEKKELQKLLCYSCQLILRDMSSVAHLPQYIVAEAERRKRRSLMKDEISEFLLEEEGSS